One Zingiber officinale cultivar Zhangliang chromosome 10B, Zo_v1.1, whole genome shotgun sequence genomic window, GTTGGCTAACTGAATAACAACTCCCGTAGGCTGTAGAGGATCAATACCCAATGATAGAAAAACTGATTTCGGCATTACATTAATAGAAGCTCCTAAATCCAGCATAGCATCCTCAAATACATAATTTCCAATAGTACATGGCACGGTGAAAACTCCTGGATCATCACACTTCTGAGGAATAGGTCGAATAAGAGCAGAAACATTTTTTCCCATGCTAACTAATTCATTTCCCTTTAATTTCTTCTTATGCACACATACATCCTTGAGAAATTTTGCATATTTCGGAACTTGCTCTATCATGGTTAACAAGGGCACATTCACCTCCACTTTGCTAaacaaattaacaagttcttgaaATTCCCTAGCTTTATCTTCCTCAACATGTTTCTTTTGCTGGATTCTTCTCTGAGGAAAAGGTAAGGGAGCAGAAATCTCAGTACCTTGCTGTTGTGATTCTTTCTCTACATTTTGAGCTGAAATTGGAGCTGATTGCGAGTCATTTTGTTCTGCTGAACCAAAATCTGTTGAAATCTGTTCTGCTGTATTTCTTCCACTGTTATGTACTGGTTGAGTGGATTCTGAATTCAAATTTCTTGGTGCAAGATCTGGTGAATCCGGTACTGGTGCAACAAAATTTGATCCAATTAGAATATTCTTCATTGGTTCGGTTATGGTTCTTCCACTTCGAAGAGTCAACGAACTCACATTCTTTGGGTTTGGCATTGTTTGAGAAGGTAGTTTGCTTGAACCTTGAGCTTGCATTTGATTTAAGTTCGTTGCTAGTTGGCTAATCTGTCTTTCAAGATTTTGCAAAGCTGAATCTGTCCTTTGTTGATGTTGCTGCTGCTGTAAAAATAATTGCTGCTGTTGCAAAATTTGTTGCAGCAATTCATCCATCTTCTGTTGTGAATCGGAATTAAAAGAGTTATTAGAATTTCCTTGGGTCAAACTTAACCTTGAAGGTGCTGGAAGTGCATTTTGGATTGCATTTTGCCCCTGCTGAACTCCCTGATTTTGGACTTGCCATTACTGATTTTGATTTGGAAACTGCTGAAAAGGCTGAAATTGCTGCTGGAATTGATTTACAGGTTGATAATATTGCTGGAAAGGCTGATTTTGCTGCTGGAAACTTTGCTGAGGTTGCTGGAAATTGCTGGAAGTGTGGCTGAACTGCTGATTTGAAAATGGTTGTTGATAGAATGAGTTGCTATACTTAAAATTAGGATGATCTCTCCAACCAGGATTATAAGTAGATGAGTGGGGGTCATATTTTTGAGGAAACTGAGCTCTAGAAAATGCTGCTACTGACTCATCTTGATGAACATTTGGACATAATTCTGAATTGTGGTCTTGGCTTGAACAAATGCCACAAACTCCCTTCGATTGATATGGAAACTGTGTACTTGGCAAAATGGAAGCTTGATTAGCATTATTCAGTGCCAATTGCTTCACCAAAGATGTTAACTCCAATAATGAGCTTCTTATCTCCTTTTGTTCATTGGAAACCATTTGAACCTCTCCAACCCCTCTTGTTGTCAAAGCTCTACTTCCAAATTGTTGTGAATTTTCTGCCATGTTTGAAATAAGCTCCCTAGCTTGTTCTGGAGTCTTGTTCACTAAAGCTCCTCCAGCTGCTGCATCTATCATACTTCTGTCCATAGGTAGCAAACCCTCATAGAAGTATTGGACTAGTAGCTTCTCACTGATTTGGTGTTGAggacaacatgaacataatttcTTGAATCGCTCCCAATAGTCGTATAATGTCTCTCCCACCACTTGCTGAATCCCACAGATACTTTTCCTGATAATTGCAGTCCTTGAAGCTGGAAAGAATTTCTCCAAGAAAGCCTTCTTCATATCTATCCAAGAAGTAATGTATCCTGGTGGCAAATAATACAGCCAATCTTTTGCTACTCCAGttaatgaaaatggaaaagcccTCAGCTTGATATCTTCTTCTGAGATTCCTTGTGGCTTCATGGTTGAGCATACCA contains:
- the LOC122029272 gene encoding uncharacterized protein LOC122029272 codes for the protein MTRSSCGKLLDFDLEIERTFRALRIQENISEDSGSFLSSSDTPMADHSRTMKELAAPDEAYKYSCITYPDLAGDFELRSGLIHLLPKYQGLSGEDPNRHLHEFHVVCSTMKPQGISEEDIKLRAFPFSLTGVAKDWLYYLPPGYITSWIDMKKAFLEKFFPASRTAIIRKSICGIQQVVGETLYDYWERFKKLCSCCPQHQISEKLLVQYFYEGLLPMDRSMIDAAAGGALVNKTPEQARELISNMAENSQQFGSRALTTRGVGEVQMVSNEQKEIRSSLLELTSLVKQLALNNANQASILPSTQFPYQSKGVCGICSSQDHNSELCPNVHQDESVAAFSRAQFPQKYDPHSSTYNPGWRDHPNFKYSNSFYQQPFSNQQFSHTSSNFQQPQQSFQQQNQPFQQYYQPVNQFQQQFQPFQQFPNQNQ